In the genome of Cryptomeria japonica chromosome 8, Sugi_1.0, whole genome shotgun sequence, one region contains:
- the LOC131055380 gene encoding uncharacterized protein LOC131055380, whose amino-acid sequence MGERPMQVQLRSFCLADVDDFYEWASDEEVTRFMTWEPFKSKQQAREYLANVVIPHPWFKAICIQGSNKAIGHIMLKQGNGMNSCRAEMGYAISRKYWKNGVTTQAVITALKIGLKELHGITRIEALVLPENVASARVLEKAGFIKEGLLRNYVYLKGSLRDCFLFSFVVASPAH is encoded by the coding sequence ATGGGTGAGAGGCCAATGCAAGTGCAACTGAGGAGCTTCTGTTTGGCTGACGTGGATGATTTCTACGAATGGGCAAGTGATGAAGAAGTTACACGCTTTATGACTTGGGAGCCCTTCAAATCGAAGCAACAGGCAAGAGAGTATCTTGCAAATGTGGTGATTCCTCACCCTTGGTTTAAGGCAATTTGTATCCAAGGAAGTAATAAGGCCATTGGCCACATTATGCTTAAGCAAGGCAATGGAATGAACAGTTGCAGAGCAGAGATGGGTTATGCCATTTCTAGAAAGTACTGGAAAAATGGTGTCACCACTCAAGCTGTCATCACTGCACTCAAAATTGGATTGAAGGAGTTGCATGGAATAACGAGGATTGAAGCTCTGGTTCTCCCAGAGAATGTGGCCTCAGCAAGAGTACTGGAGAAGGCAGGGTTTATCAAGGAGGGACTGCTACGTAACTATGTTTATCTGAAAGGGAGCCTCAGGGACTGCTTTCTCTTTAGCTTTGTTGTTGCCTCGCCTGCCCATTGA